The following are encoded in a window of Eleutherodactylus coqui strain aEleCoq1 chromosome 12, aEleCoq1.hap1, whole genome shotgun sequence genomic DNA:
- the SYF2 gene encoding pre-mRNA-splicing factor SYF2: protein MATEAEREPVSSEEEEEEPSTSADDPAAQKREERLRKFRELHLKRNEARKLNHQEVVEEDKRQKLPSNWEARKARLEWELKEEERKKECVANGVDYERAKLLEISADEAERWERKKKRKNPDIGFSDYAAAQLRQYQRLTKQIRPDMQEYERERDKQGEHFYPTSDSLFHGTHVPSKEGVDRMVSDLEKQIEKREKYSRRRAYNDDADIDYINERNAKFNKKAERFYGKYTAEIKQNLERGTAV from the exons ATGGCGACCGAAGCTGAGAGGGAGCCG GTCTCctcggaggaggaagaggaagagccgTCTACATCAGCGGATGATCCGGCCGCGCAGAAACGGGAGGAACGGCTGAGGAAATTCAGAGAACTTCACCTGAAAAGG AATGAAGCGCGGAAACTAAATCATCAGGAAGTTGTGGAGGAGGACAAGAGGCAGAAGTTACCCAGCAACTGGGAGGCTCGGAAAGCTCGACTGGAGTGGGAGCTAAAGGAAGAGGAACGGAAGAAG GAATGTGTAGCCAATGGGGTCGATTACGAAAGAGCAAAACTACTGGAGATCAGCGCAGACGAGGCGGAGAGGTGGGagcggaagaagaagagaaagaaccCAGATATAGGATTCTCAG ACTATGCGGCTGCACAACTGCGCCAGTACCAGAGGCTGACCAAGCAGATCAGACCAGACATGCAGGAGTATGAGAGAGAACGAGATAAACA AGGTGAACACTTCTACCCCACATCTGACAGCCTGTTTCATGGAACACATGTTCCATCCAAGGAAGGTGTCGACAGAATGGTTTCCGACCTAGAGAAACA GATTGAGAAACGCGAGAAGTACAGTCGCCGGCGTGCGTACAACGACGATGCGGATATCGACTACATCAATGAAAGGAATGCGAAGTTCAACAAGAAGGCCGAGCGGTTTTATGGGAAGTACACAGCCGAGATCAAGCAGAACCTGGAGAGAGGCACTGCCGTCTAG